Below is a genomic region from Prochlorococcus marinus str. MIT 0918.
ATCGTATTTCATATTACCGTTAACATCAGTATACCCAGTTTCTTTCGACTTTAGATTTGACTCGCTTACCTTTTCAAACCCACTACCAATAGTCATATACCAATTTGAATGCTCATCACCTGCCTGAACAGGTTTGAAGCTATCAGCCAAAATTGGAGTAGCTATAGAGCCCAAAGCAAGTCCTACAGTTAGAAGTTTTCTTCTAAAAGACATTTGTTCCTCACAAAACAAAAAATACAATCAAAAACTATCATTTGATACCTAGACAATCTAGTTTGTATAGACAGTAATGTTTTTGGCTTTCTTGGATATCATTAGCTTTCTGACTAAAAACAACTAGAAATGAATAGCATGAAAATTCAATTTAGTAAATCACAAAGCATTCCTTAGAAGTAAAGTAGAAGCTTCTATCCACACATCGCAATATCACTGAGAACCCATGGCACAACAGGAACCACGCTACTGGCTAATGAAGTGTGAGCTGCTTTCATACAAAGGGGTCTCGAGTTCTGATCAAAACCCATTTGACCTTTTGGACCATTTGCTCATCAGATAAGAATTTAATGACTGTCTCTAAATCACGTGCTCTACCAACTACTGGTGCCCTAACTGGAATTCTTGAGGCCCTAGCATTCTTCCGCGATCCTAGCTTCGCCAAAAGTCGATTTGATCGTCTTGGCAATGTCTTTGAGACATCAATGCTTGGGCAACCAATGGTGTTCATTCAGGGAGACAAAGCTATTACTGATTTGTTATCTCAACCAGAGGCGATTGAAGTTTGGTGGCCAAAGAGTGTTCAACAACTTTTGGGTAGCCATTCACTGGCAAACCGCAATGGAGCAGCTCATAAAGCAAGGAGAAGGGTAGTAGCTCAATTATTTTCCTCTTCAGCACTTCAACGTTATAGCCCTGGCATTATCGACTTAATTGACAAGCTTTGCAAAGAACTAAAAACAGCAAAAACTCCTCTCCCTTTAGCCGAGGGAATGCGACGTTTTGCTTTTTCCGTTATCGCTACAACTGTTCTTGGACTAGAGGGCAATGATCGTGAAAAATTATTTTCTGATTTTGAGATCTGGACCAAAGCTCTCTTCTCAATTCCAATCTCTGTTCCAGGAAGTCCCTTTGCTAAAGCTCTAAAGGCAAGAAAACGTTTACTTAAAAAACTTCAAGAAATCCTTAGTCAACCTATTAATCGCAAAGGTGGATTGGATTTGCTAGCAGGAGGTCTAGATGAAGCTGGTATTGCTTTCTCAGATGAAGATTTGGGAGAGCAACTACTTCTACTTTTATTTGCGG
It encodes:
- a CDS encoding cytochrome P450 → MTVSKSRALPTTGALTGILEALAFFRDPSFAKSRFDRLGNVFETSMLGQPMVFIQGDKAITDLLSQPEAIEVWWPKSVQQLLGSHSLANRNGAAHKARRRVVAQLFSSSALQRYSPGIIDLIDKLCKELKTAKTPLPLAEGMRRFAFSVIATTVLGLEGNDREKLFSDFEIWTKALFSIPISVPGSPFAKALKARKRLLKKLQEILSQPINRKGGLDLLAGGLDEAGIAFSDEDLGEQLLLLLFAGYETTASALSCLMRELLLNAKVKTWLLEEIDTLKWPPTPEEAPIVYDPVNAPRLDALVKEVMRFTPPVGGFFRRTKQSLVLDDILVPNNRVVQVALIASNRHGIGDLDIFRPQRHLENECSLKLMPFGGGERVCLGKSLAELEIRLMVVGLFRKLQLDVIQTQDFTLRQIPSPSPRDGLLVKVKV